The following proteins come from a genomic window of Irregularibacter muris:
- a CDS encoding Msr family ABC-F type ribosomal protection protein yields the protein MELLIKGKNICVEYTGCDILDIEELEIYDYDRIGLVGANGAGKSTLLKVLLGELTPPGCEVNRFGEFTYIPQVDEVSLQKEKDFALIGKLGVNQLEAQTMSGGEETRLKIAQALSKQAHGILADEPTSHLDREGVDFLIGQLKYFSGALLVISHDRYFLDEVVDKIWELKEGKITEYWGNYSDYLRQKEEKHRNQALKYQQFITERKRLEKAAEEKRSQAHKIDQKAKGAAKKNKSKSGGRLAHQKTIGSKQKKMHNAAKSIEHRMAALENREAPKNIPRIHFRQSKALELHNPYPIMGTEINKKFGDKVLFESTSFRIPLGAKVALTGGNGTGKTTLIQMILNGEEGILISPKAKIGYFAQNGYKYNHNQKVMEFMQENCDYNVSEIRSVLASMGFEHKDIIKSLSVLSGGEMIKLLLAKMLMGRYNVLLMDEPSNFLDLPSLEALEIMMREYAGTIVFITHDKRFLDNVADRIYEIQDKRLNLIQ from the coding sequence ATGGAATTATTAATAAAAGGAAAGAATATTTGTGTTGAATACACAGGATGTGATATTTTAGATATAGAGGAATTAGAAATATATGACTATGACCGTATTGGTCTAGTAGGAGCAAATGGTGCAGGTAAAAGTACACTATTAAAGGTGCTTTTGGGGGAATTAACTCCACCAGGGTGTGAGGTAAATCGATTTGGAGAATTTACCTATATCCCCCAGGTAGACGAAGTAAGTTTACAGAAAGAAAAAGATTTTGCTCTTATAGGCAAACTTGGTGTTAATCAGTTAGAAGCACAGACGATGAGCGGGGGAGAGGAAACAAGATTAAAAATAGCACAGGCTCTTTCCAAACAAGCACATGGTATTTTGGCAGATGAACCCACTAGCCATTTAGATCGTGAAGGAGTGGATTTTTTAATTGGACAGCTAAAATATTTTTCTGGTGCATTGCTAGTTATTAGCCATGATCGTTATTTCCTTGATGAGGTAGTAGATAAAATATGGGAATTAAAAGAGGGAAAAATCACCGAGTATTGGGGAAACTATTCCGATTATCTTAGACAAAAAGAGGAAAAGCATAGAAACCAAGCTTTAAAATATCAACAATTTATTACTGAAAGAAAACGGTTGGAAAAAGCCGCAGAAGAAAAACGGAGTCAGGCACATAAAATAGATCAAAAAGCCAAGGGGGCCGCTAAGAAAAATAAGTCTAAAAGTGGTGGGCGTTTGGCTCATCAAAAAACAATAGGGAGTAAGCAAAAAAAGATGCATAATGCTGCCAAATCTATAGAACACAGAATGGCAGCTTTGGAAAATCGGGAAGCTCCGAAAAATATTCCTAGGATCCACTTTAGGCAAAGTAAAGCATTGGAACTCCATAACCCTTATCCGATTATGGGTACTGAAATTAATAAAAAATTTGGAGATAAGGTTTTATTTGAAAGCACATCTTTTCGCATTCCTCTTGGAGCAAAGGTGGCACTGACCGGTGGAAATGGTACGGGGAAAACAACTTTAATTCAGATGATCTTAAATGGTGAAGAGGGTATTTTAATTTCTCCTAAGGCTAAAATAGGTTACTTCGCTCAAAATGGCTATAAGTATAACCATAATCAAAAGGTTATGGAATTTATGCAGGAGAATTGTGATTATAATGTATCGGAAATTCGTTCAGTCCTGGCCTCTATGGGCTTTGAGCACAAGGATATTATCAAGAGCTTATCTGTTTTAAGCGGTGGCGAAATGATTAAATTATTGCTGGCTAAAATGCTCATGGGGAGATATAATGTTCTATTAATGGATGAACCGAGCAACTTCCTTGACCTACCAAGTTTAGAGGCTTTGGAAATAATGATGAGGGAATATGCTGGAACCATTGTGTTTATCACCCATGACAAACGGTTTCTTGATAATGTAGCGGATAGAATTTATGAAATCCAGGATAAGAGATTGAACTTAATCCAATAA
- the mef(A) gene encoding macrolide efflux MFS transporter Mef(A) has protein sequence MEKHNWKQKFFTIYIGQAVSLITSAILQMAIIFYLTEKTGSAMVLSIASLVGFLPYAVFGPAIGVLVDRYDRKKIMIGADLIIAAAGAVLAFITLYMELSVWMVMMVLFIRSIGTAFHSPALSAVTPLLVPEEQLTKCAGYSQSLQSISYILSPAAAAFLYSTWELNTIIAIDVLGAIIACIAVALVPIPKLSIEEQSVERNFMKEMKEGFSTLRENKGLFTLLLIGTLYMFVYMPINALYPLISMEYFAGTPMHVSITEIAYASGMLIGGMLLGLFGKFKKRIILITASIFMMGVSLTISGLLPPSGFVLFAICCAIMGLTVPFYSGVQTALFQEKIKPEYLGRVFSLTGSIMSFAMPIGLILSGLFADRIGVNNWFLISGILVMGIAMICPLVLVVRALDSK, from the coding sequence ATGGAAAAACACAATTGGAAACAAAAATTTTTTACAATATATATAGGACAGGCAGTTTCACTAATTACAAGTGCTATTCTGCAAATGGCAATAATCTTTTACCTTACAGAAAAAACAGGATCAGCTATGGTGCTGTCAATAGCTTCATTAGTTGGGTTTCTACCTTATGCGGTTTTTGGTCCTGCTATTGGTGTATTAGTTGATCGTTATGATAGAAAAAAGATAATGATTGGTGCTGATTTAATTATTGCTGCAGCCGGTGCAGTATTAGCTTTTATTACATTATATATGGAACTATCGGTTTGGATGGTTATGATGGTATTATTTATCCGTAGCATCGGGACAGCATTCCATTCTCCGGCATTAAGTGCAGTCACACCTCTATTAGTACCAGAAGAACAATTAACTAAATGTGCTGGTTATAGCCAGTCCTTGCAATCTATAAGCTATATTCTTAGCCCAGCGGCTGCGGCGTTTTTATATTCAACTTGGGAATTAAACACCATTATAGCCATCGACGTACTAGGGGCTATAATTGCTTGTATTGCGGTAGCGTTAGTACCCATTCCTAAACTTAGTATAGAGGAGCAAAGCGTAGAGAGAAATTTTATGAAGGAGATGAAGGAAGGGTTCAGTACGTTAAGAGAGAACAAGGGATTATTTACCTTACTCCTCATAGGCACTCTATATATGTTTGTTTATATGCCAATCAATGCACTATACCCTTTGATTAGCATGGAATACTTTGCAGGAACACCCATGCATGTTTCTATTACAGAAATTGCCTATGCATCTGGTATGTTAATAGGGGGCATGCTATTAGGTTTATTTGGTAAGTTTAAAAAACGGATTATATTAATAACAGCATCTATTTTTATGATGGGAGTTAGTTTAACTATTTCAGGATTACTTCCCCCAAGTGGATTTGTCCTATTTGCAATTTGCTGTGCAATTATGGGGCTTACTGTTCCATTCTACAGTGGTGTTCAAACCGCTCTTTTTCAGGAAAAAATTAAACCAGAATATTTAGGACGTGTATTTTCCCTTACAGGAAGCATTATGTCCTTTGCTATGCCGATTGGCTTAATTCTATCGGGGCTATTTGCAGATAGGATTGGTGTAAATAATTGGTTCTTAATATCAGGAATCTTAGTTATGGGCATTGCGATGATTTGTCCGCTGGTTTTAGTTGTTAGAGCTTTAGATAGCAAATAA
- a CDS encoding DUF6530 family protein — MNEKIVMVSNGYDRVDGRNAYQSDIKRLTLGVPMLEENKKMQIAVQIWKRGKDDKLILAQELPVHQVFDLIIFLSRTLLYFKEAYRLPLLYDPENPTVERIGVQGDVLPVEVCIDNQNIHEDIKAFAQSLNDLGELIGGRQRVLHRILEELECY; from the coding sequence ATGAATGAGAAAATAGTTATGGTATCAAATGGTTATGACCGTGTAGATGGTAGAAACGCCTATCAATCGGATATCAAACGCTTAACCCTGGGTGTGCCCATGCTGGAAGAAAATAAAAAAATGCAGATTGCTGTACAAATTTGGAAAAGAGGTAAAGACGACAAATTGATTTTGGCGCAGGAGCTACCTGTCCATCAAGTATTTGACCTAATCATCTTTTTGTCTAGGACATTACTTTATTTTAAGGAAGCTTACCGTCTTCCACTTTTATATGACCCGGAAAACCCCACCGTAGAACGTATTGGCGTGCAAGGTGATGTATTGCCTGTAGAGGTTTGTATTGACAATCAAAATATCCATGAAGACATCAAAGCCTTTGCCCAGAGTCTAAATGATTTAGGAGAGTTAATCGGGGGACGCCAACGGGTACTTCACCGTATTTTAGAAGAATTGGAGTGTTATTAA
- a CDS encoding GIY-YIG nuclease family protein, translated as MNIKKKKELLEIYKNRHPEMGVISYCCKETGEVFLGISKDTKADFNSTNVKLRANWHPNKQLQALWNKYGSESFELSVIKVLKYDDPKKDHTAKLESLREQCLAADPNARRIWR; from the coding sequence ATGAATATAAAGAAAAAGAAAGAACTCTTGGAAATTTATAAAAACAGGCACCCGGAAATGGGTGTAATTTCTTACTGCTGTAAAGAAACAGGAGAAGTATTCTTAGGTATTTCCAAAGATACAAAAGCAGACTTTAACAGCACTAATGTAAAATTGAGGGCCAACTGGCATCCCAATAAACAATTACAGGCACTTTGGAACAAATATGGTTCAGAAAGCTTTGAACTATCGGTTATAAAAGTGTTGAAGTATGATGACCCAAAGAAAGATCATACAGCAAAATTAGAAAGTTTAAGAGAGCAGTGTCTCGCTGCTGATCCGAATGCAAGGAGGATATGGCGATGA
- a CDS encoding Vat family streptogramin A O-acetyltransferase, with the protein MIGPDKNKLYPNENLKTVCYISNLPKQPNVEIGEYTYYSDTKKSPEKFYDHIEYHYEFLGDRLIIGKFCAIAEGIKFVMNGANHKMDGITTYPFNIFEGGWEKITPSIDQLPFKGDTVIGNDVWIGQNVTIMPGVKVGDGAIIAANSTVVKNIEPYTIYGGNPAKFIKKRFNDEKVEFLLKLQWWNWDAEKIFNHLEKLTSETGLDQFIKNQKDYLWD; encoded by the coding sequence ATGATTGGACCAGACAAGAATAAGCTTTATCCAAATGAAAACCTAAAGACAGTTTGCTATATAAGCAATCTACCTAAACAACCTAATGTAGAGATTGGAGAATACACTTATTATAGTGATACTAAAAAGTCCCCTGAAAAATTTTATGATCATATAGAGTACCATTACGAATTTCTGGGGGATAGGTTGATAATAGGTAAATTTTGTGCTATTGCAGAAGGGATCAAATTTGTCATGAACGGTGCAAATCACAAAATGGATGGAATTACAACCTATCCCTTTAATATCTTTGAAGGCGGGTGGGAAAAGATCACTCCAAGCATAGATCAATTGCCTTTCAAGGGCGATACGGTAATAGGTAATGATGTTTGGATTGGTCAAAATGTAACCATTATGCCAGGTGTTAAGGTGGGGGATGGTGCAATTATTGCTGCTAATTCAACGGTAGTAAAAAATATTGAACCCTATACAATATATGGTGGGAATCCAGCTAAATTTATCAAGAAACGATTTAATGATGAAAAGGTTGAGTTTTTGCTAAAACTTCAATGGTGGAATTGGGATGCAGAAAAGATATTTAATCATCTTGAAAAGTTAACCTCGGAAACGGGACTAGATCAATTTATAAAAAATCAGAAGGACTACCTATGGGACTAG
- a CDS encoding helix-turn-helix domain-containing protein, which produces MDCVKIGKLIAKLRKEKKLTQKNIADALGIQSKTVSKWECGLGCPDLSLWPELSAILGVDMVQMMQGEITPNHPDSGNIDKIRFYVCPSCGNILVSTGSASIFCCGRKLEHILPMDTLTVPKITVEEMDTDYFVTIDHPMTKEHYLSFAAWVKNDRVFLNRLYPEQSPTCRFPITAGGKLYFYCIKHGLSIYSNDLS; this is translated from the coding sequence ATGGATTGTGTAAAAATAGGGAAATTAATTGCCAAGCTGCGGAAGGAAAAAAAACTTACACAGAAAAATATTGCAGATGCATTGGGTATTCAAAGTAAAACCGTTTCCAAGTGGGAATGTGGTTTAGGGTGTCCTGACCTATCGCTGTGGCCAGAACTATCTGCCATTTTAGGTGTAGATATGGTACAGATGATGCAGGGTGAAATTACGCCAAACCATCCGGACAGCGGAAATATTGATAAAATCCGTTTTTATGTCTGTCCTTCCTGTGGGAATATTCTGGTTAGCACAGGAAGTGCCTCCATCTTCTGTTGCGGAAGAAAATTGGAGCATATCTTGCCTATGGATACACTTACTGTACCCAAAATCACAGTGGAAGAAATGGACACCGATTACTTTGTTACCATTGATCACCCTATGACCAAAGAACACTATCTTTCTTTTGCAGCATGGGTTAAAAACGATCGAGTATTTCTGAATCGATTGTATCCAGAGCAAAGCCCAACTTGTAGGTTTCCAATAACTGCTGGAGGTAAACTCTATTTTTATTGTATTAAACATGGTTTATCGATATACTCAAATGATTTATCCTGA
- a CDS encoding MATE family efflux transporter gives MHKEYLIHEKPLKALFVFALPMIIGNLFQQFYTMADSVVVGRFVSENALAAVGASYSLTNVFICIAIGGGIGASVVTSRYFGAREYQKMKKSVYTALLSFLAIGIALGIIGLVAGRQIMEVLNTPENIMDMAVVYLNIYFFGLPFLFMYNVLSAMFNAIGRSRIPLYLLIFSSVLNILLDIYMVYSLHLGVAGVAWATLIAQGISALISFVLFLREMAAYSTEKTEVFDGEELKSMARIAIPSILQQSTVSIGMMFVQSVVNSFGTEMLAGFSAAMRVESICIVPMMAMGNAISAYTAQNIGAGKYERVQEGYRVGNKLAGVFAVLICVVLELFYADIILMFLGSAGTQLALETGSNFLKFMGWFFVLIGIKMVIDGLLRGAGDMKMFTIANLANLAIRVCVAVIFAPRFGIAMVWYAVPVGWLVNFIISYKEYRTGKWKSISQDLKYAAQRA, from the coding sequence ATGCATAAAGAATACTTGATACACGAAAAACCTTTAAAAGCATTATTTGTTTTTGCTCTACCCATGATTATAGGAAATCTATTTCAGCAGTTTTATACAATGGCTGACTCAGTAGTTGTCGGTCGATTTGTTAGTGAAAATGCATTGGCGGCTGTTGGTGCTTCATACTCTTTGACGAATGTATTTATATGTATTGCAATTGGTGGTGGCATAGGAGCTTCCGTTGTTACCAGTCGCTACTTTGGCGCCAGAGAATATCAGAAAATGAAGAAGTCAGTCTATACTGCTTTGTTGTCTTTTCTTGCCATAGGCATAGCATTAGGAATTATTGGATTAGTGGCTGGCAGGCAGATTATGGAGGTGTTAAATACTCCGGAGAATATTATGGACATGGCAGTGGTCTATTTAAATATTTATTTTTTTGGACTTCCCTTTCTTTTTATGTATAATGTGCTTTCGGCTATGTTTAATGCAATTGGTCGCTCACGTATCCCCTTATATCTACTAATTTTTTCATCGGTATTAAATATTTTATTGGATATATACATGGTGTATTCTTTGCACTTAGGAGTAGCAGGTGTTGCTTGGGCAACACTAATTGCCCAGGGCATTTCTGCTCTTATCTCTTTTGTATTATTTTTACGAGAAATGGCTGCATATTCTACAGAAAAAACAGAAGTTTTTGATGGAGAGGAATTAAAAAGTATGGCTAGAATTGCCATTCCCTCTATTTTGCAGCAGTCTACTGTTTCTATTGGCATGATGTTTGTTCAGTCTGTTGTAAATAGTTTTGGAACAGAAATGCTAGCAGGTTTTTCAGCTGCAATGCGTGTAGAAAGCATTTGCATAGTTCCTATGATGGCCATGGGAAATGCTATTTCAGCTTATACTGCCCAAAACATTGGAGCAGGAAAATATGAACGAGTACAAGAAGGGTATCGTGTAGGAAATAAGCTAGCCGGGGTTTTTGCAGTTTTAATTTGCGTAGTGCTGGAATTATTTTATGCAGATATTATTTTAATGTTTTTAGGAAGTGCTGGTACACAACTTGCCCTTGAAACAGGTTCAAATTTCTTGAAATTTATGGGATGGTTTTTTGTGTTAATTGGGATAAAGATGGTTATAGATGGCTTGCTCAGAGGAGCTGGCGATATGAAGATGTTTACCATAGCCAATTTGGCTAATCTTGCTATTCGTGTTTGTGTTGCAGTAATATTTGCACCACGCTTTGGTATTGCTATGGTATGGTATGCCGTTCCAGTTGGTTGGCTGGTAAACTTTATTATTTCATATAAAGAATATAGGACGGGGAAATGGAAAAGCATTTCTCAAGATTTAAAATATGCAGCACAAAGAGCATAA
- a CDS encoding RidA family protein, producing MENHLKQIGLTFESIVKVDVLLRDAWNIPIMENVFKERFAGQYPERKTIQTDFAHIGGPDGLHVQIDAIAYKK from the coding sequence ATGGAAAATCATCTAAAACAGATTGGCTTGACTTTTGAGTCCATAGTTAAGGTAGATGTATTATTAAGAGATGCTTGGAATATACCTATCATGGAAAATGTATTTAAGGAACGGTTCGCTGGTCAGTATCCAGAAAGAAAAACGATACAAACAGATTTTGCACATATTGGTGGGCCAGATGGATTGCATGTACAAATTGACGCAATTGCATATAAGAAATAG
- a CDS encoding AraC family transcriptional regulator — protein sequence MLKELNHVIDYIEDHLTDDLSFKTISEYAGVSDYHFRKIFFYLSGLTLSEYIKNRRLSEASMDLLHGERITDVALKYGYQSIDGFTRAFKKWSGFLPSDIIKKGISKSFPKLSFIITVKGGNTMEFRIVDKPAFNLVGVSKRVPMQFEGVNNEIVKLAESITEKQKEEMRSLQNIEPYEIVNASYEADANFLKEEGDLTHLIGVLTTENQLSDLLEKVPVDAYTWAIFPNEGPFPSTLQETMAKVYSEWIPSSNYEVINVPAFSFTKMDKDKGDYAYSEVWISVQKK from the coding sequence ATGTTAAAAGAATTAAATCATGTAATTGACTATATCGAAGATCATTTAACCGATGATTTATCTTTTAAAACAATTTCTGAATATGCTGGGGTTTCTGACTACCACTTTAGAAAGATATTTTTTTATCTTTCAGGATTAACCCTTAGTGAATATATCAAAAACAGGAGATTATCAGAAGCAAGTATGGATTTGTTACATGGAGAAAGAATAACGGATGTTGCTTTGAAATACGGTTATCAATCAATAGACGGCTTTACTAGAGCATTTAAAAAGTGGAGTGGGTTTTTACCCTCAGATATAATAAAAAAAGGCATAAGTAAATCCTTTCCTAAACTTTCATTTATAATAACCGTCAAAGGAGGAAATACTATGGAATTTAGAATTGTAGACAAACCAGCTTTTAACTTAGTCGGTGTAAGTAAACGTGTCCCTATGCAATTTGAAGGTGTCAATAATGAAATTGTAAAGCTTGCAGAGAGTATAACAGAGAAACAAAAAGAAGAAATGCGTTCTCTTCAAAATATTGAACCTTATGAAATCGTCAATGCTTCTTATGAAGCTGACGCTAACTTCCTAAAAGAAGAAGGAGATTTAACTCATCTCATAGGTGTTCTAACTACTGAAAATCAATTAAGTGATCTATTAGAAAAGGTCCCAGTTGATGCATATACTTGGGCGATATTCCCAAATGAGGGGCCATTTCCTTCTACATTACAAGAAACAATGGCAAAAGTATATTCAGAGTGGATTCCTTCTTCCAATTACGAAGTCATCAATGTCCCTGCTTTCTCCTTTACTAAAATGGATAAAGACAAAGGAGATTATGCTTATAGTGAAGTTTGGATTTCTGTTCAGAAGAAATAA
- a CDS encoding AAA family ATPase, translating to MKKTRILSPDRQLTAEEQSLIWQKPSSHIESETEKRIYQEVVRNWNRGEMKISTILLEGDAGSGKTQLAKALSADFNLPYTKVTCFADMDKSDVLGSILPVLSEKDDKSGTIEYQYYPSEIVRAYENGWLLEIQEPTVIRDAAVLMALNSALEPDGSLNLPTRIVHRHPDFIAIITTNRGYNGYRPLNEALRDRVQHAEKLDLPPKAVMMERAEAKTGYHSKNVLSLLAETIILLDETARANAIKGVAGMRSYIFWVDAAQSGASIEHTLYHKVLYKITTDPQELAILEQALASHGLTDKLAELDTVCHSDHSHSDEENLEVIELHISENGEYSAETNKKDKNAIRLRKSADSEGHSNTSSDENTDVSSNDNGENGTPFYHELDKPTTNEQKREFRKQLNKEARQSVQGSCHEAVKLIVHRPEATAQDREEYHNTAALLLPVIRELIRKTDPLLEHEVSSEFAKSQLYGTQFRADQAASLDFRVFARKRPPAEEPSLAVALRIDESASMSAFGRLDAAKQAAIALYEFCTGCGIPIMVYGDTADRSKLEQMSIYAYVDFESKNADEKYALMNIQARSNNRDGMALRILSDRLLNAPQKTKLIISISDGQPKAMPDYTGEKAAYDMKDTLQEFRRKGIQFLAAAIGQDKEAIRELYGAENTLDITELKQLPARLVQIITRFL from the coding sequence ATGAAAAAGACCAGAATTCTGTCACCCGACAGACAATTGACAGCAGAGGAACAATCCCTTATCTGGCAAAAACCATCCTCGCATATTGAAAGTGAAACAGAAAAACGTATATATCAAGAAGTCGTAAGAAATTGGAATCGTGGTGAAATGAAAATCAGTACAATTTTGTTAGAGGGCGATGCAGGTTCGGGAAAAACTCAGCTTGCTAAAGCCCTCTCTGCTGATTTTAATCTCCCTTATACAAAAGTAACTTGCTTTGCTGATATGGATAAATCTGATGTGCTAGGTTCTATTCTTCCAGTACTCTCTGAAAAAGACGATAAATCAGGCACGATTGAATATCAGTATTATCCGTCAGAAATTGTCCGTGCTTATGAAAATGGATGGCTCTTGGAAATTCAGGAACCGACAGTTATTCGAGACGCCGCTGTTTTAATGGCTCTGAATTCCGCATTAGAACCGGACGGCAGCCTAAACTTACCTACCCGTATTGTACACCGTCATCCGGATTTTATTGCTATTATTACAACAAACCGTGGCTACAATGGTTATCGGCCTTTAAATGAGGCTTTACGTGACCGAGTTCAGCATGCCGAAAAATTAGATTTACCACCTAAAGCCGTTATGATGGAACGAGCTGAAGCTAAGACCGGCTATCATTCTAAAAATGTTCTTTCTCTTTTAGCTGAAACCATTATCTTGCTAGATGAAACAGCTCGGGCTAATGCAATCAAAGGTGTGGCCGGGATGCGATCCTATATCTTTTGGGTTGATGCTGCTCAAAGTGGTGCATCAATAGAGCATACTCTATATCATAAAGTACTTTACAAAATTACCACTGACCCACAGGAACTTGCTATTTTAGAACAGGCACTAGCAAGCCATGGCTTGACAGACAAGCTTGCAGAATTGGATACTGTCTGTCATTCTGATCATTCTCATTCAGATGAAGAGAATCTAGAAGTTATTGAACTTCATATTTCAGAGAACGGTGAATACTCTGCAGAAACAAATAAAAAGGATAAAAATGCAATCCGTTTAAGAAAATCGGCAGACAGCGAGGGGCATTCGAATACGAGTAGTGATGAAAATACCGATGTTTCAAGCAATGATAATGGAGAAAATGGCACTCCATTTTATCACGAACTAGATAAACCCACTACAAATGAACAAAAAAGAGAATTTCGTAAACAATTAAACAAAGAAGCTCGACAAAGTGTTCAAGGCAGCTGTCATGAAGCAGTTAAGCTTATTGTCCACCGTCCAGAAGCTACCGCTCAAGATAGGGAAGAATATCACAACACGGCTGCCCTCTTGCTGCCAGTCATTCGGGAACTCATTCGCAAAACAGATCCACTTTTAGAGCATGAGGTTTCCTCTGAATTTGCTAAATCTCAGCTTTATGGCACGCAATTTCGTGCGGACCAAGCTGCTTCTTTAGATTTCCGCGTATTTGCTCGTAAGCGCCCACCTGCTGAAGAACCCTCTCTTGCAGTTGCTCTCAGAATTGACGAATCTGCATCTATGTCAGCCTTTGGGCGCTTAGATGCTGCAAAACAGGCTGCCATCGCTTTATATGAATTTTGCACTGGGTGTGGTATTCCTATAATGGTTTACGGGGATACAGCAGACCGCTCTAAGCTGGAACAAATGTCCATTTATGCCTATGTAGACTTTGAAAGTAAAAACGCAGACGAAAAATATGCTCTCATGAATATCCAGGCTCGCAGCAATAACCGAGATGGTATGGCATTACGTATTCTTTCTGATCGATTGCTTAATGCCCCCCAAAAAACAAAATTAATAATCAGCATCAGTGACGGGCAGCCTAAGGCTATGCCTGATTACACAGGTGAAAAAGCAGCGTATGATATGAAAGACACTTTACAGGAATTTAGGCGTAAAGGCATCCAATTTCTTGCGGCAGCTATTGGACAAGATAAAGAGGCTATCCGTGAACTGTATGGAGCTGAAAACACATTGGATATAACCGAGTTAAAGCAGCTCCCAGCAAGATTGGTACAAATCATCACAAGGTTTCTTTAA
- a CDS encoding GerAB/ArcD/ProY family transporter: MRIDKGGISTFQFMFSIACFILASSLLTAFITSITKQDSWIVVIFGFLVGLLFIWIYMALMKNFPNKNLVEINDLVYGPMVGKIFSCIYVYFFLTLSSLNLKDLGDFIGAAIMPDTPTIVILISFMYICAWAVKSGIQVVTRYSMFFTLIALSIIIITIFLTLNHMDFNNFLPIFRQPTVKYVQGTHIITVIPFGELVVFLMITPNIKIPNKGIKKYFILGFLIGGIGMILVVLRDIAVLGNTITLFSLPSFETLRLTSVSATLSRMEVLFAVILIILYFFKICFLYYVTVLAISQIFKLDSYKNLVIGVGVIIIIYSFNVYSSIIQHIEYGSNITPFQWLIYEFLLPLITLIVAKIRKLPEELPLSQEEN, encoded by the coding sequence ATGAGAATAGATAAAGGTGGCATATCTACATTTCAATTTATGTTCTCTATAGCTTGTTTTATTCTAGCATCATCTTTGTTAACAGCATTTATTACATCGATTACTAAACAAGATTCATGGATAGTTGTTATCTTTGGGTTTCTAGTAGGATTATTATTTATATGGATCTACATGGCTCTTATGAAAAACTTTCCCAACAAGAATCTGGTAGAAATCAATGATTTGGTATACGGACCGATGGTAGGAAAAATATTTTCATGTATTTATGTATATTTCTTTTTAACTTTGTCTTCTTTAAACTTAAAGGATTTGGGAGATTTTATCGGAGCGGCTATAATGCCAGATACTCCTACTATAGTAATACTTATTTCCTTTATGTATATATGTGCATGGGCGGTTAAAAGCGGAATACAGGTTGTGACCAGATATAGCATGTTTTTTACATTAATAGCTTTATCTATTATAATAATCACAATTTTTCTTACTCTTAATCATATGGATTTCAATAACTTTCTACCGATATTTAGGCAGCCCACTGTTAAATATGTGCAAGGAACACATATCATTACCGTTATCCCCTTTGGAGAACTTGTTGTATTTTTAATGATTACCCCTAATATTAAAATACCAAATAAGGGAATAAAAAAATATTTCATCCTAGGATTTCTAATAGGGGGAATAGGTATGATCCTTGTTGTATTAAGGGATATAGCAGTTCTTGGCAATACAATAACACTATTTTCCCTCCCGTCTTTTGAAACCCTTAGATTGACAAGTGTATCCGCTACTTTAAGTAGAATGGAAGTATTATTTGCGGTCATTTTAATTATATTATATTTTTTTAAGATTTGTTTCCTTTACTATGTAACAGTTTTGGCAATCAGTCAAATATTTAAGCTTGATTCTTATAAAAATCTCGTTATTGGAGTGGGCGTAATTATAATTATTTATTCTTTTAACGTGTATTCCTCAATAATACAGCATATTGAATATGGTAGTAATATAACTCCATTTCAATGGCTTATATACGAATTTTTACTTCCACTCATTACACTGATTGTGGCTAAAATAAGGAAATTACCTGAAGAACTTCCTCTTAGTCAGGAGGAAAATTAA